A stretch of the Rhizobium sullae genome encodes the following:
- a CDS encoding ABC transporter substrate-binding protein: MTYMQKGIALRGKRIAFVAAAAGISVMLGAGAASAKTVVKWLHLELDPKFVAKWEEIVKKYEEQHADVDVQMQFLENEAFKAKLPTLLQSDDVPDFFYSWGGGVLKQQSETGALQDVTAALDADGGKLRNQYTPASVNGLTFDGKVWAVPYKVGLVSFFYNKELFAKGGVKAEDIKSWDNFLEAVKKLKDAGIVPIAGGGGEKWPIHFYWSYLVMREGGQKVFDAAKKGEGEGFLDPAIIKAGDDLAALGKLEPFQPGYLGVTWPQALGVFGDGKAAMILGFENTEANQRKNAGDGKGLAPENIGRFAFPAVEGGAGKVTDTLGGLNGWVVTKNASKEALDFLAYLTNADNERDMAKAAMLLPVAVGADDGVTNPLLAESAKQLAGSTWHQNYFDQDLGAAVGRVVNDVSVEIVSGQMTSQDGAQQIQDAFELEQ; the protein is encoded by the coding sequence ATGACATATATGCAAAAGGGTATTGCCCTTCGCGGCAAGCGCATCGCATTTGTGGCAGCGGCTGCGGGAATCTCCGTAATGCTCGGCGCCGGGGCGGCCTCGGCAAAGACCGTGGTGAAGTGGCTGCATCTGGAGCTCGATCCGAAATTTGTGGCGAAGTGGGAAGAGATCGTCAAGAAGTACGAGGAGCAGCACGCGGACGTCGATGTCCAGATGCAGTTTTTGGAAAACGAAGCCTTCAAGGCCAAGCTGCCGACGCTTCTTCAGTCCGATGACGTTCCGGATTTTTTCTACAGCTGGGGCGGCGGCGTCCTCAAGCAGCAGTCCGAGACCGGCGCGCTCCAGGATGTGACGGCCGCACTCGACGCCGATGGCGGCAAGCTGCGCAACCAATATACTCCGGCCTCGGTCAATGGCCTTACCTTCGATGGCAAGGTCTGGGCTGTGCCTTACAAAGTCGGCCTTGTCAGCTTCTTCTATAACAAGGAGCTCTTCGCCAAGGGGGGCGTAAAGGCCGAGGACATCAAGAGCTGGGACAATTTCCTCGAGGCCGTGAAGAAGCTCAAGGATGCCGGCATTGTTCCGATTGCCGGTGGCGGCGGGGAGAAGTGGCCTATCCACTTCTACTGGAGCTATCTGGTGATGCGTGAAGGCGGACAGAAGGTCTTCGATGCAGCCAAGAAAGGCGAGGGCGAAGGCTTCCTGGATCCGGCCATCATCAAAGCTGGTGACGACCTTGCAGCCCTCGGCAAGCTCGAGCCCTTCCAGCCCGGCTATCTTGGCGTTACCTGGCCGCAGGCGCTCGGCGTCTTCGGCGATGGCAAGGCTGCCATGATCCTCGGCTTCGAAAATACCGAGGCGAACCAGCGCAAAAACGCCGGCGATGGCAAGGGCCTGGCACCGGAAAACATTGGCCGCTTTGCCTTCCCGGCTGTGGAAGGCGGGGCAGGCAAGGTCACCGACACGCTGGGCGGCCTTAACGGCTGGGTGGTCACGAAGAACGCATCCAAGGAGGCGCTCGACTTCCTCGCCTATCTGACCAATGCCGATAACGAGCGCGACATGGCCAAGGCCGCAATGCTGCTGCCAGTTGCCGTCGGCGCAGATGACGGCGTCACGAACCCGCTGCTCGCCGAATCTGCAAAACAGTTGGCGGGTTCGACCTGGCACCAGAACTACTTTGACCAGGATCTGGGCGCCGCCGTCGGTCGCGTTGTCAACGACGTCTCCGTCGAAATCGTGTCCGGCCAGATGACTTCGCAGGACGGCGCGCAGCAAATCCAGGACGCTTTCGAACTGGAGCAGTAG
- a CDS encoding carbohydrate ABC transporter permease: protein MANISISSGIRTARPAKNLARNRSSVAHDRWAVLLLFLPPALLLFTLFVIMPMGEAAWYSLYKWNGYGTPTEFIALRNFQVLFRNGAFTQALVNNGLIILISIAIQVPLAIWLSTMLAHRIPGVVTFRLIFFLPYVLADVAAGLIWRFVYDGDYGLFAAISNFFGLATPYVLADKDLAIYAVLAVIVWKYFGFHMMLFIAGLQSVDKSVLEAAEIDGATGWQKFRYVTLPLLGSTLRLSIFFAVIGSLQLFDMIMPLTGGGPSNSTQTMVTFLYTYGVMRMQVGLGSAVGVVLFIICMTLAFGYKRIFMRND, encoded by the coding sequence ATGGCAAATATTTCCATTTCATCCGGGATTAGGACGGCAAGACCGGCCAAAAATCTTGCGCGGAACCGCAGTTCCGTTGCGCATGACCGCTGGGCAGTCCTTCTTCTCTTTCTGCCGCCAGCTTTGCTGCTTTTTACGCTCTTCGTCATCATGCCGATGGGGGAGGCGGCCTGGTACAGCCTCTACAAATGGAATGGCTACGGGACACCAACGGAATTTATCGCGCTCCGCAACTTCCAGGTCCTGTTCCGGAATGGGGCCTTCACGCAGGCGCTTGTCAACAACGGCCTCATCATCCTGATATCGATCGCCATCCAGGTCCCGCTGGCGATCTGGCTGTCAACGATGCTGGCCCATCGCATTCCGGGCGTCGTTACCTTCCGCTTGATCTTTTTTCTGCCTTACGTGCTTGCCGACGTCGCGGCCGGCCTCATCTGGCGCTTCGTCTATGACGGCGACTACGGGCTCTTTGCCGCAATCTCGAATTTCTTTGGCTTGGCGACGCCGTACGTCCTCGCCGACAAGGATCTCGCCATCTATGCGGTGCTTGCCGTTATCGTTTGGAAGTATTTCGGCTTCCATATGATGCTCTTCATCGCCGGCCTCCAATCGGTCGACAAAAGCGTGCTCGAAGCTGCCGAAATCGATGGCGCGACGGGCTGGCAGAAGTTCCGTTATGTGACGCTGCCGCTGCTTGGATCCACGCTACGCCTTTCCATCTTCTTCGCGGTCATCGGTTCGCTGCAGCTATTCGACATGATCATGCCGCTGACGGGTGGTGGGCCGTCGAACTCGACGCAGACGATGGTGACCTTCCTCTACACATACGGCGTCATGCGCATGCAGGTCGGTCTCGGCAGCGCCGTCGGCGTCGTGCTTTTTATCATCTGCATGACGCTCGCCTTCGGCTACAAAAGGATCTTCATGCGCAATGATTGA
- a CDS encoding carbohydrate ABC transporter permease: MIDTSSTMRMPLQTRVYLYASLTLIAALVLIPLLTTALGGFKTLGDLRTNPFGLPAAWQWSNYADILFGERYWLQIFNSLVIAALTVSLTLIVSSMAAFAFAHVRFFGSSFLLNYFLLGLMFPAATAILPLFIRIRDLGLLDTYWGVVLPQVAFGLGMSILLFRNYFRNLPEELFQAAFVDGCGYLRFFWYISLPLSRPIVATVSIISFVGSWNSYILPLIMLNSESKYPWPLGIMVYRGEFGTEWQLVLAFITLTILPTVIVFFVAQKHIIAGLTAGAVKT; encoded by the coding sequence ATGATTGATACGAGCTCCACCATGCGCATGCCGCTGCAGACGCGGGTCTATCTCTATGCGTCCTTGACGCTGATTGCCGCATTGGTTCTGATCCCGTTGCTGACGACGGCGCTCGGCGGCTTCAAGACTTTAGGCGATCTGCGCACCAATCCTTTCGGACTGCCTGCGGCATGGCAATGGTCGAACTACGCCGATATTCTCTTCGGCGAGCGATACTGGCTGCAGATCTTCAATTCGCTGGTGATTGCCGCGCTGACGGTCTCCCTCACGCTGATCGTCTCATCGATGGCAGCCTTTGCCTTCGCGCATGTCCGCTTCTTTGGCTCTTCGTTCCTGCTGAACTACTTCCTGCTTGGCCTGATGTTTCCGGCAGCAACGGCGATCCTGCCGCTCTTCATCCGGATCCGCGATCTCGGCCTGCTCGATACCTATTGGGGCGTGGTGCTGCCGCAGGTCGCCTTCGGCCTCGGCATGAGCATCCTGCTTTTCAGGAATTATTTTCGCAACCTCCCGGAAGAATTGTTCCAGGCAGCCTTTGTCGATGGCTGCGGCTATCTGCGCTTCTTCTGGTATATCTCGCTGCCGTTGTCGCGGCCGATCGTTGCGACCGTCAGCATCATCTCCTTTGTCGGCAGCTGGAACAGCTACATCCTGCCGCTGATCATGTTGAATTCGGAATCGAAATATCCGTGGCCGCTCGGAATCATGGTCTATCGCGGCGAGTTCGGCACCGAATGGCAGCTGGTGCTCGCCTTCATCACACTCACCATCCTGCCGACGGTCATCGTTTTCTTCGTCGCGCAGAAGCATATCATCGCCGGTCTGACGGCTGGCGCCGTGAAAACCTGA
- the thiD gene encoding bifunctional hydroxymethylpyrimidine kinase/phosphomethylpyrimidine kinase — MICNVLSIAGSDPSGGAGIQADLKTFSARGTYGMAVVTALTAQNTQGVSGVHAVPPDFVAEQIRMVFADIRVDAVKIGMIANAPIAEAVANALLPHRRIPIVLDPVMIAKGGAALLDVEAIDILKTRLLPLATLLTPNLPEAAALLGEPAAANRDAMEQQAEKLRALGPSAVLVKGGHLAGTQSPDVLVSESGITWFEAPRVPTKNTHGTGCTLSSALAAELAKGVPPETAAAIAKDYLAQAVAAAGTLCVGSGHGPVQHFHQLWR, encoded by the coding sequence ATGATCTGCAACGTTCTTTCCATCGCCGGGTCCGACCCTTCGGGCGGCGCGGGCATCCAGGCCGATCTGAAGACCTTCTCGGCACGCGGCACCTACGGCATGGCCGTCGTGACGGCCCTGACGGCGCAGAACACCCAGGGTGTTTCCGGCGTCCACGCCGTGCCGCCTGACTTCGTGGCCGAGCAGATCCGCATGGTGTTCGCCGACATCCGCGTCGATGCGGTAAAGATCGGCATGATCGCCAATGCGCCGATTGCCGAAGCTGTCGCTAACGCGCTTTTGCCGCATCGCCGCATCCCGATCGTGCTCGATCCGGTGATGATTGCCAAGGGAGGTGCCGCCCTCCTCGATGTTGAAGCTATCGACATTCTCAAGACCCGGCTTTTGCCGCTTGCAACGCTTCTGACGCCCAATCTGCCGGAAGCGGCCGCCCTGCTCGGAGAGCCGGCCGCAGCGAACCGCGACGCTATGGAACAGCAGGCGGAAAAACTGCGCGCACTCGGCCCCTCTGCCGTTCTCGTGAAGGGCGGTCATCTTGCCGGAACGCAAAGCCCCGATGTACTTGTAAGCGAAAGCGGGATCACCTGGTTCGAAGCGCCGCGCGTTCCGACGAAGAACACGCATGGCACCGGCTGCACCCTTTCAAGCGCCCTTGCCGCCGAACTGGCAAAGGGCGTGCCGCCTGAAACCGCGGCCGCCATCGCCAAGGATTATTTAGCCCAAGCCGTCGCTGCAGCCGGCACGCTCTGCGTCGGCTCGGGCCACGGGCCGGTCCAGCATTTTCATCAGCTCTGGCGGTGA
- the thiE gene encoding thiamine phosphate synthase has product MKRFDLSLYLVLDPDLCAGTGMVATARAAVSGGTTIVQLRNKQAGTASLIETGRALKTALAGTGALLIVNDDVEAAIAVDADGLHIGQDDLATRIARERIGPSMILGLSVETEELAATVDRAVVDYAGIGPVFATSTKPDHKPPIGIDGLSRLAKACPVPAVAIGGLKAKHAADVLAAGAKGLAVVSAICGTPDPRQAAADITRAIRRARA; this is encoded by the coding sequence ATGAAGCGCTTCGATCTGTCCCTCTACCTCGTTCTCGACCCGGACCTGTGTGCAGGAACCGGCATGGTCGCGACGGCGCGCGCCGCCGTTTCAGGCGGAACGACGATCGTGCAACTGCGCAATAAGCAGGCCGGTACGGCAAGCCTGATCGAGACCGGCCGTGCGCTGAAAACCGCGCTTGCCGGAACCGGCGCCCTCCTGATCGTGAACGACGACGTCGAGGCGGCTATAGCGGTCGATGCGGACGGGTTGCATATCGGTCAGGACGATCTGGCCACCCGCATCGCACGCGAACGGATCGGACCGTCGATGATCCTCGGACTTTCGGTGGAGACCGAGGAATTGGCAGCGACCGTCGATCGGGCGGTGGTCGACTATGCCGGCATCGGACCGGTCTTTGCCACATCGACGAAGCCGGATCACAAGCCTCCGATCGGCATTGATGGATTGTCAAGGCTTGCGAAGGCCTGCCCCGTACCGGCGGTCGCAATCGGCGGTCTCAAGGCAAAGCATGCAGCGGACGTTCTTGCCGCAGGCGCCAAGGGCCTTGCGGTCGTTTCCGCCATCTGCGGCACACCCGATCCGCGGCAAGCTGCCGCCGACATCACTCGCGCAATCCGAAGGGCACGGGCATGA
- the thiM gene encoding hydroxyethylthiazole kinase, with translation MPKQNSPGRLVTAMRATPPLVHCITNYVAMNIAANVLLAAGASPAMVHAEEEAGEFAAIAGALTINIGTLSASWVKGMHNAARSAARNGKPWVLDPVAHYASGFRRETVAGLIDLNPTIIRGNASEIIALGGAESRGQGVDSRDTVEQAEETARDVAIQYGAVVAVTGAVDFVTDGANAVRIAGGSPLMPQVTALGCALTCLVGAFAAIAPEEPFDATVAALASFAVAGEKAAALADGPGSFSWRFLDALAGLDGTTLDAAARVTPV, from the coding sequence ATGCCGAAACAAAATTCGCCAGGAAGACTGGTCACGGCAATGCGCGCGACGCCGCCGCTCGTTCATTGCATCACCAATTATGTCGCGATGAATATCGCCGCCAATGTCCTGCTTGCCGCAGGCGCCTCGCCCGCCATGGTCCATGCCGAAGAAGAGGCCGGCGAGTTCGCCGCAATCGCCGGCGCGCTGACGATCAATATCGGCACGCTTTCGGCGAGCTGGGTGAAGGGCATGCACAATGCAGCCAGATCGGCGGCAAGAAACGGCAAGCCTTGGGTTCTCGATCCGGTCGCCCATTATGCGAGCGGTTTCCGTCGCGAAACAGTGGCTGGGCTGATCGATCTCAATCCCACAATCATTCGCGGCAACGCATCGGAAATCATCGCGCTTGGCGGAGCCGAAAGCCGCGGCCAAGGCGTCGACAGCCGCGACACCGTCGAGCAGGCGGAAGAGACGGCACGCGACGTCGCTATTCAATATGGCGCTGTGGTCGCCGTCACCGGCGCGGTCGATTTCGTCACCGATGGCGCAAACGCCGTGCGCATTGCAGGCGGATCACCGCTGATGCCCCAAGTGACGGCGCTTGGCTGCGCGCTCACCTGCCTCGTCGGTGCCTTTGCCGCAATTGCGCCTGAGGAGCCTTTCGATGCCACCGTCGCGGCACTGGCGAGCTTTGCCGTCGCAGGTGAAAAGGCAGCTGCGCTCGCAGACGGCCCCGGTTCCTTTTCATGGCGCTTCCTTGACGCGCTTGCTGGGCTTGACGGCACGACGCTCGATGCAGCGGCGAGGGTGACGCCGGTATGA
- a CDS encoding L,D-transpeptidase family protein, protein MQSLDGLGEPSHDVPPKLLASMRAKGMKPESPVLVRIFKMESELEVWKVDGSGKYAVLKVYPMCRWSGKLGPKTKTGDRQAPEGFYRVSMGGLNPKSQFYLSFNLGYPNRLETALGYSGEALMVHGACSSSGCFALTDQGVGEIYAVVEKALKGGQQALQVQAYPFRMTPKNLAAHRDDPNFAFWKNLKEGYDIFEVRRREPRVAACSRKYVFDAEFKGGDPGDPLAGCPERIDPSDPAVVAKSSADDRKYRELAAKSFTPLAYQDGGMHSSFRALLEENGDVKLAEKVSVIKYPISRPVAALADPFDGSK, encoded by the coding sequence ATGCAGTCGCTCGACGGTCTCGGCGAGCCGTCGCACGACGTACCGCCGAAGCTGCTGGCCAGCATGCGCGCCAAAGGCATGAAGCCGGAAAGTCCAGTCCTCGTGCGCATCTTCAAGATGGAAAGCGAACTGGAGGTCTGGAAAGTCGACGGCAGCGGCAAATACGCGGTGCTCAAGGTCTATCCGATGTGCCGTTGGTCCGGCAAGCTTGGCCCCAAGACGAAGACCGGAGACCGACAGGCGCCCGAGGGTTTCTACCGCGTCTCGATGGGAGGTCTTAATCCAAAATCGCAATTCTATCTCTCCTTCAACCTCGGCTATCCGAACCGTCTGGAGACCGCACTCGGTTATTCCGGCGAGGCCCTGATGGTACATGGCGCCTGCTCGTCGTCGGGGTGCTTTGCTCTGACCGACCAGGGAGTGGGGGAAATTTACGCCGTGGTCGAGAAGGCCTTAAAAGGCGGGCAGCAAGCGCTCCAGGTCCAGGCCTATCCATTTCGCATGACGCCGAAGAACCTGGCAGCACATCGCGACGACCCGAATTTCGCCTTCTGGAAGAACCTCAAGGAAGGCTACGACATCTTCGAAGTTCGGCGACGCGAGCCGAGGGTCGCCGCCTGTAGCAGGAAGTACGTTTTCGACGCCGAATTCAAGGGCGGCGATCCTGGCGATCCGCTCGCGGGATGCCCGGAGCGCATCGATCCATCCGATCCGGCTGTCGTGGCCAAATCGTCCGCCGACGATCGGAAATACCGGGAACTGGCCGCCAAAAGCTTCACGCCGCTCGCCTATCAGGATGGCGGCATGCACTCAAGCTTCCGCGCGCTCCTCGAGGAAAACGGCGACGTCAAGCTCGCGGAGAAGGTCTCCGTCATCAAGTATCCGATCAGTCGCCCGGTAGCGGCGCTGGCCGATCCGTTCGACGGAAGCAAGTGA
- a CDS encoding MFS transporter — translation MSFSYRWVIVGAGALMTCVAIGAMFSLAIFLEPMATTTHWSRAGISSAMTLNFLVMGVGGFAWGAATDRFGPRIVVLTGAGLLGLALVLASQTESLLAFQLTYGVLVGLAASAFFAPMIATTTAWFETNRSLAVSLVSAGMGVAPMTISPFARWLISAYDWRTAMFVIGIVAWALLVPAALLIRRSPAPANPADASPGLIAEGEGMSIKQAFRSPQLLVLGLTFFACCAAHAGPIFHMVSYAMVCGVAPMAAVSIYSVEGLAGLGGRVLFGVLGDRLGVKPVLVAGLMVQALAIATYLFVSQLSEFYALAVIFGGAYGGVMPLYAVLAREYFGPRIIGTVFGAVTMLSSIGMAFGPLAGGWIFDTFANYSWLFIGSAVVGLGAVAIALAFPPLPRARLQQA, via the coding sequence ATGAGCTTTTCTTACCGTTGGGTCATCGTCGGTGCTGGCGCATTGATGACCTGTGTCGCCATTGGCGCGATGTTTTCGCTGGCAATCTTCCTGGAACCGATGGCGACGACGACCCATTGGTCTCGCGCCGGCATATCGAGCGCCATGACGCTCAATTTTCTCGTCATGGGCGTCGGAGGCTTTGCATGGGGTGCGGCAACCGACCGTTTCGGCCCGCGCATCGTCGTGCTGACCGGCGCAGGGCTCCTGGGGCTTGCTCTCGTCCTGGCAAGCCAGACGGAGTCGCTGCTTGCATTTCAATTGACTTACGGTGTTCTCGTCGGCCTTGCAGCCAGCGCTTTCTTCGCTCCGATGATCGCGACCACCACCGCCTGGTTCGAAACGAACCGCAGCCTTGCGGTTTCCTTGGTCTCCGCCGGCATGGGAGTGGCGCCGATGACGATCTCGCCTTTCGCACGCTGGCTGATCTCGGCCTATGACTGGCGGACAGCCATGTTCGTCATCGGCATTGTGGCCTGGGCGCTGCTTGTGCCGGCGGCCCTGCTGATCCGCCGTTCGCCGGCTCCCGCTAACCCTGCCGATGCAAGCCCGGGTCTGATCGCCGAGGGTGAGGGGATGTCGATCAAGCAAGCGTTCCGCTCGCCGCAGCTCCTTGTCCTCGGACTGACATTCTTCGCCTGCTGCGCGGCGCATGCGGGACCGATCTTTCACATGGTGAGCTATGCGATGGTGTGCGGCGTGGCGCCGATGGCTGCCGTCAGCATCTACAGCGTCGAAGGCCTGGCTGGGCTGGGCGGCCGCGTTCTCTTCGGTGTGCTCGGCGACAGACTTGGCGTCAAACCGGTGCTGGTCGCCGGGCTGATGGTCCAGGCGCTTGCGATCGCGACCTATCTCTTCGTCAGCCAGCTTAGCGAGTTTTATGCCCTCGCCGTCATTTTCGGTGGCGCCTATGGCGGTGTGATGCCGCTCTATGCGGTGCTGGCCCGGGAGTATTTCGGACCGCGCATCATCGGCACGGTGTTTGGCGCGGTGACCATGCTCTCAAGCATCGGCATGGCGTTCGGCCCGCTCGCAGGCGGCTGGATTTTCGATACATTCGCCAACTATTCCTGGCTCTTCATCGGCTCAGCCGTCGTGGGTCTCGGCGCCGTGGCGATAGCGCTTGCCTTCCCGCCGCTGCCGCGCGCGCGGCTTCAGCAGGCATAG
- the dhaK gene encoding dihydroxyacetone kinase subunit DhaK, protein MKKFMNTAETMVAESMEGFVRAHEAFVVFGTGRKCIRRRHLTPGKVALISGGGAGHEPMHIGFVGKGMLDAACFGHIFTSPTPDQIASAIEEADTGAGCLLIIKNYDGDVMNFEMAMEMAADRHRIETVVVSDDIETARTGEGRGRRGVAGTLVVEKIVGAAAEQGLELGELKRIGDRLNGRIRTMGVALGGVTMPQNQRPTFSLNADEMEMGIGIHGEPGHSREHFSSAEAIIRHLCETISADISIQPDTKALLFVNGLGATPPAELYLAYYAAHRFMEERMVHIERALVGTYVTSLDMQGLSVTLALLTDEEIALWDAPVVTAALRWSP, encoded by the coding sequence ATGAAGAAGTTCATGAACACGGCGGAAACCATGGTTGCCGAAAGCATGGAAGGTTTCGTCCGCGCCCATGAGGCGTTCGTCGTGTTCGGCACTGGGCGGAAATGTATTCGCCGTCGCCACCTCACGCCGGGCAAGGTCGCGCTCATCTCCGGCGGGGGCGCTGGTCACGAGCCGATGCATATCGGCTTCGTCGGCAAGGGAATGCTGGACGCTGCCTGTTTCGGGCATATTTTCACGTCACCGACGCCGGACCAGATCGCGAGCGCCATCGAGGAGGCGGACACGGGCGCCGGATGCCTGCTCATCATCAAGAACTACGACGGCGACGTCATGAATTTCGAGATGGCGATGGAAATGGCCGCTGATCGGCACAGGATCGAGACTGTCGTCGTCAGCGACGATATCGAGACGGCAAGGACCGGCGAAGGCCGTGGACGCCGCGGTGTCGCGGGCACGCTGGTCGTCGAGAAGATCGTCGGTGCAGCCGCAGAACAGGGTCTGGAACTTGGGGAGCTGAAGCGGATCGGTGACCGGTTGAATGGCCGTATCCGGACAATGGGCGTGGCGCTCGGTGGAGTCACGATGCCGCAGAACCAGCGGCCGACATTTTCATTGAACGCCGACGAAATGGAAATGGGCATCGGGATCCACGGAGAACCGGGCCATTCGAGAGAGCACTTCTCCTCAGCCGAGGCCATAATCCGCCATCTCTGCGAGACAATCTCCGCAGACATCTCCATACAGCCGGACACGAAGGCCCTGCTCTTCGTCAACGGCCTTGGCGCCACGCCGCCGGCCGAACTTTACCTTGCCTACTATGCCGCCCACCGCTTCATGGAAGAGCGGATGGTCCACATCGAACGCGCGCTGGTTGGTACCTATGTCACCTCGCTCGACATGCAGGGCCTGTCGGTCACGCTGGCGTTGCTGACCGACGAGGAGATAGCTTTGTGGGACGCACCGGTGGTAACGGCGGCGCTGCGTTGGTCGCCGTAA
- a CDS encoding putative PEP-binding protein, producing the protein MAETDRLRATSASAGVAHGPAYLAELPGVAPSSQRQIAPGYQALMDAIETSIRELEGLAGKSDAESRDIIDFQIEVLRDPTIVETTEARMNAGENSIFAWVGTLDDYIGELETADEEQVQARAVDILDIKNRVLCALAGTPVADFPAGSIFVGRDMEPSRFLAHDWSAGGGIALFNGSAAGHVALLARAKSIPMVVGAGRFAVSEGDPIRVDADAGAVVIHAGDAARVSHRTILTPAGQCPCDNGEICTADDIRVLLSININDAAELDAVDPATAAGIGLMRSEFAVSSVADAANEEKQLAVYHRVLKWAADRPVTIRMLDIGGDKPLTGLDDPPAAADLRGVRLLLARPEIARVQARALLRAAVYGNLRVMLPMVTFPSEVDEMRRLFHEEAARLTSRGISHLVPPIGMMVEVPIAALMLDTFETADFFSFGTNDLTQYLTASARDRAGSQMYLHPAAPAVLRFLKGAMRLATQVGKPVSICGSIASDPQRLPGLLAIGLRHFSVAPEQLRAIRSAIVGLRADGTKAVGD; encoded by the coding sequence ATGGCCGAAACGGATAGGCTGAGAGCAACGAGCGCCTCTGCCGGGGTCGCACACGGACCGGCCTATCTGGCCGAGCTGCCGGGTGTCGCCCCTTCATCTCAACGGCAGATCGCTCCGGGCTACCAGGCGTTGATGGACGCCATCGAGACATCGATCCGCGAGCTTGAAGGCCTTGCCGGGAAATCCGATGCCGAAAGCCGGGACATCATCGATTTCCAGATTGAAGTCCTCCGAGACCCGACCATAGTGGAGACTACCGAAGCGCGCATGAATGCCGGAGAAAATTCGATCTTTGCATGGGTCGGCACGCTCGACGACTACATCGGCGAATTGGAGACAGCAGACGAGGAGCAGGTGCAGGCCCGCGCTGTCGATATCCTGGACATCAAGAACCGCGTGCTCTGCGCGTTGGCTGGAACGCCGGTTGCTGATTTCCCCGCTGGCTCGATCTTCGTCGGCAGAGACATGGAACCGAGCCGCTTTCTAGCGCATGATTGGTCGGCGGGCGGCGGCATCGCTCTCTTCAATGGCAGCGCCGCCGGCCATGTCGCGCTGCTCGCACGAGCGAAATCGATCCCGATGGTCGTCGGCGCAGGGCGTTTCGCGGTTTCGGAAGGCGACCCTATCCGGGTCGATGCCGATGCCGGCGCAGTCGTCATCCATGCCGGCGATGCCGCACGCGTTTCGCACCGAACGATTTTGACGCCCGCCGGTCAATGCCCTTGCGACAATGGCGAAATATGCACAGCCGATGACATTCGGGTCCTGCTGTCCATCAATATCAACGATGCAGCAGAGCTGGACGCGGTTGACCCGGCAACGGCAGCAGGCATTGGATTGATGCGGTCTGAATTTGCGGTTTCGTCCGTCGCGGACGCGGCAAACGAAGAAAAGCAGCTTGCCGTCTATCATCGCGTCCTGAAATGGGCGGCGGACCGGCCGGTGACAATCCGTATGCTGGATATCGGCGGAGACAAGCCGCTCACCGGGCTTGATGATCCACCAGCGGCGGCGGATCTGCGGGGCGTCCGTCTCTTGCTCGCTCGCCCGGAAATTGCCCGCGTGCAGGCCCGCGCCCTGCTGCGTGCTGCAGTTTACGGCAATCTGCGCGTCATGTTGCCCATGGTGACCTTTCCGTCGGAAGTCGACGAAATGCGCAGATTATTTCATGAAGAGGCCGCGCGCCTCACCAGCCGCGGCATATCTCACCTCGTTCCCCCAATCGGCATGATGGTGGAAGTACCGATAGCCGCACTGATGCTGGACACGTTTGAAACGGCTGATTTTTTCTCCTTTGGAACCAACGACCTCACGCAGTATCTCACCGCTTCCGCCCGTGATCGCGCGGGCTCGCAGATGTACCTCCACCCAGCCGCACCGGCCGTGCTGCGTTTTCTTAAAGGCGCAATGCGGCTTGCAACACAGGTAGGCAAGCCGGTCAGCATCTGCGGAAGTATCGCAAGCGATCCGCAGCGGCTTCCGGGACTGCTCGCGATCGGTTTGCGGCATTTTTCCGTGGCGCCCGAACAACTTCGCGCGATAAGATCAGCAATCGTCGGATTGAGAGCCGATGGAACAAAGGCAGTCGGAGACTAA
- a CDS encoding HPr family phosphocarrier protein: protein MSRELQIETIKAKPLHVSCQTDVEVRHGVGLHARPAVTFTRLAKSFPCSIEVAVNGSDVWLNGKSIIKIMGARIRKGSVLRIKADGILADEAIKALKELVERNFDEDKKYGRNG, encoded by the coding sequence ATGAGCCGCGAACTGCAAATAGAAACCATAAAGGCCAAGCCATTGCATGTCAGCTGTCAGACGGACGTGGAGGTCAGGCATGGCGTGGGGCTGCACGCGCGTCCGGCCGTGACGTTCACCCGGCTTGCAAAATCGTTCCCGTGTTCGATCGAAGTTGCAGTCAACGGCAGCGATGTCTGGCTGAACGGCAAAAGCATCATCAAGATAATGGGTGCCAGAATCCGGAAAGGGTCGGTTCTGCGCATAAAAGCCGACGGAATTCTGGCAGACGAAGCAATCAAGGCATTGAAGGAACTCGTCGAACGCAATTTCGATGAGGACAAGAAATATGGCCGAAACGGATAG